A stretch of the bacterium SCSIO 12827 genome encodes the following:
- a CDS encoding ricin-type beta-trefoil lectin domain protein, with protein sequence MASLVAKFLPKYLGILFLGLLILGGNSEDVQANSSWKQLRGHSACGGVDQRGNLQEPCGFDRAKFESKAVGKCPKGSFFDIGTWACFSCPKGFNRNARPVTSPKACDKPIKGSATKAVYLGKVSCPSGAFLDPRNGGECWKCPSGYGRTAAAVNQWNACGMIGKKAVSAEFKGKACNAEGAFRDPRNGGECWKCPEDHLRTAAAVTAGNACHTNLDFEPATKTAALTCPAGQHFDFIDGGTCWSCPQDTTRSTSGVKSDKACRIKKMRWVVPVRGKYGLFGLGNGADDILAKLIAERTRIDAAAKAAAKASGEPEAQAIANTWKQIDSKPWESPILSALLGQIVMEAAVKPVAQRTASEKSLLDIVAKLIQWNRQFVAYQSKQAFDTYFAAANKANEIALSKMGAASIYAGGVIAPPDYNEIVAGAIQVGAAVAGPAGALLITLFASPVHAALLPHRALQAAKAAGDAAKVAAISTSWTGASAAMAAAAPMLIAAGAAVVVTMEMDKLMKTEEMEGKIRQAITIANRPVDIGLLLQMKEGPDEFLFHWAATIGGDAQPSTNFKTKLAAYKSGKTPGDLSSIDPSKITITSTTVPGQPNPNTTTIDPSSIKIEPIQSTTVVVGNTNAAPAPTAEKALIAAIKRQKTQPPGTLRFELTNAPGLCLSKSEGPTEAMALADCNQQDTLWIRPNEKPNALVFDSKYCVGVGDAKLQDRTKVLISKCQNSPNMQWELQADGHVKMVKFDFCMTVIDKAVKGAEVLLQKCSGNRPRQIWRPWTAAQ encoded by the coding sequence ATGGCATCGCTTGTCGCAAAGTTTCTGCCGAAGTACTTGGGTATTCTGTTCCTCGGCCTATTGATCTTGGGGGGCAACAGTGAGGACGTGCAGGCGAATTCGAGCTGGAAACAGTTGCGGGGCCATTCCGCCTGCGGCGGCGTCGATCAGCGGGGCAACCTGCAGGAACCCTGCGGATTCGACAGGGCCAAGTTTGAATCGAAGGCGGTCGGCAAATGCCCCAAGGGGTCGTTCTTCGACATCGGCACCTGGGCCTGTTTTTCATGCCCCAAGGGCTTCAACCGCAACGCCCGACCGGTGACCAGCCCGAAGGCCTGCGACAAGCCGATCAAGGGCAGCGCGACGAAAGCCGTGTACCTGGGCAAGGTCTCCTGCCCGTCCGGCGCGTTCCTTGATCCGCGCAATGGCGGCGAATGCTGGAAATGTCCCTCGGGCTATGGCCGCACGGCAGCTGCGGTCAATCAATGGAACGCCTGCGGAATGATCGGTAAGAAGGCCGTCAGCGCCGAATTCAAGGGCAAGGCCTGCAACGCGGAAGGCGCCTTCCGCGACCCGCGCAACGGTGGTGAATGCTGGAAATGCCCGGAAGACCATCTTCGCACGGCGGCCGCCGTGACGGCGGGCAACGCCTGCCATACCAATCTGGATTTCGAGCCGGCGACGAAGACGGCGGCCCTGACCTGCCCGGCCGGCCAGCATTTCGATTTCATCGACGGCGGCACCTGCTGGTCCTGCCCGCAGGACACGACGCGCTCGACCAGCGGCGTCAAGAGCGACAAGGCCTGCCGCATCAAGAAGATGCGCTGGGTGGTGCCGGTACGCGGCAAATACGGCCTGTTCGGCCTGGGCAATGGCGCCGACGACATCCTGGCCAAGCTGATCGCCGAGCGCACGCGGATCGACGCGGCCGCCAAGGCCGCCGCGAAAGCTTCCGGCGAGCCGGAGGCGCAGGCCATCGCTAATACCTGGAAGCAGATCGACAGCAAGCCGTGGGAAAGCCCGATCCTGTCGGCTCTGCTGGGGCAGATCGTCATGGAGGCGGCCGTCAAACCGGTCGCCCAGCGGACGGCATCCGAAAAGAGCCTGCTGGACATCGTCGCCAAGCTGATCCAGTGGAACCGGCAGTTCGTCGCCTATCAGTCCAAGCAGGCCTTCGATACCTATTTTGCGGCGGCGAACAAGGCCAACGAGATCGCCCTGTCGAAGATGGGGGCCGCGTCGATCTATGCCGGCGGCGTGATCGCGCCGCCCGATTACAACGAGATCGTCGCCGGGGCCATTCAAGTGGGTGCCGCCGTCGCCGGCCCCGCGGGTGCCCTCCTGATCACGTTGTTTGCCAGTCCGGTGCATGCGGCGCTGCTGCCGCACAGAGCCCTGCAGGCGGCAAAAGCGGCGGGGGACGCCGCCAAGGTCGCGGCGATCAGCACCAGTTGGACGGGCGCCTCCGCCGCCATGGCTGCCGCCGCACCGATGCTGATCGCCGCGGGCGCGGCGGTCGTCGTGACCATGGAAATGGACAAGCTGATGAAGACGGAGGAAATGGAGGGCAAGATCCGCCAGGCGATCACCATCGCCAATCGTCCCGTCGATATCGGCTTGTTGCTGCAGATGAAGGAAGGGCCGGACGAATTCCTGTTCCACTGGGCGGCAACGATCGGCGGCGACGCGCAGCCCAGCACCAACTTCAAGACCAAACTGGCCGCCTACAAGTCGGGCAAGACCCCGGGTGATCTGTCGTCCATCGACCCGTCGAAGATCACGATCACCTCAACGACCGTCCCCGGCCAACCCAACCCCAACACGACCACCATCGATCCGAGTTCGATCAAGATCGAACCCATCCAGTCGACCACGGTGGTTGTGGGCAATACGAACGCGGCGCCAGCGCCGACGGCGGAAAAGGCCCTGATCGCCGCGATCAAAAGGCAGAAGACCCAGCCGCCGGGCACCCTGCGGTTCGAGTTGACCAATGCGCCGGGTCTGTGTCTGAGCAAAAGCGAGGGGCCGACGGAAGCCATGGCCCTGGCCGACTGTAATCAGCAGGACACCCTGTGGATCAGGCCGAACGAGAAGCCGAACGCCCTGGTTTTCGACAGCAAATATTGCGTCGGGGTCGGTGACGCCAAGCTCCAGGACCGCACGAAGGTGCTGATTTCCAAGTGCCAGAATTCCCCCAACATGCAGTGGGAACTGCAGGCGGACGGCCATGTGAAAATGGTGAAATTCGATTTCTGCATGACCGTGATCGACAAGGCGGTCAAGGGGGCGGAGGTTCTCCTGCAGAAGTGCAGCGGTAACCGCCCCCGGCAGATCTGGCGGCCCTGGACGGCGGCGCAGTAG
- a CDS encoding ABC transporter ATP-binding protein, whose product MSDPQNIQAAGAPPIIRIAGLNKSFDSDTGRTLALSGINLDIDKGEFVCLLGASGCGKSTLLRIIAGFETASEGTASVFGRPVHEPGPDRGIVFQDYALFPWLTVHENIAFGPKHAGMSAKEVKRIADKFTEMVGLTAFTNHYPAQLSGGMKQRVAIARVLANDTDILLMDEPFGALDALTRAKLQEELLDIWRQTKLTVIFVTHSVEEAVVLADRIVVMSAGPGRVDCDMTVDLPRPRDVSSEPFNAVRRTVAQRLSSNLAPGRRLATGDAA is encoded by the coding sequence ATGTCTGATCCCCAGAACATACAGGCGGCCGGCGCGCCGCCCATCATCCGCATCGCCGGGTTGAACAAGTCCTTCGATTCCGACACCGGCCGGACCCTGGCCCTCAGCGGGATCAACCTCGACATCGACAAGGGCGAATTCGTCTGCCTGCTGGGGGCGTCCGGCTGCGGCAAGTCGACCCTGCTGCGGATCATCGCCGGCTTCGAGACGGCCAGCGAAGGAACCGCCAGCGTGTTCGGCCGCCCCGTCCACGAACCGGGCCCGGACCGCGGCATCGTGTTTCAAGACTATGCCCTATTTCCCTGGCTGACCGTCCATGAGAACATCGCCTTCGGCCCCAAACACGCCGGGATGAGCGCCAAGGAAGTGAAACGGATCGCCGACAAGTTCACGGAGATGGTCGGTCTGACCGCCTTCACCAACCATTACCCGGCACAACTGTCCGGCGGCATGAAACAGCGCGTGGCCATCGCCCGTGTTCTCGCCAACGATACCGACATTCTGTTGATGGACGAACCGTTCGGCGCGCTGGACGCGCTGACCCGGGCGAAACTGCAGGAAGAACTGCTCGACATCTGGAGGCAGACGAAGCTGACCGTCATCTTCGTCACCCATTCAGTCGAAGAGGCCGTGGTGCTGGCCGACAGGATCGTCGTCATGAGCGCCGGCCCCGGCCGGGTCGATTGCGACATGACGGTTGACCTGCCGCGCCCCCGGGACGTGTCGTCGGAACCGTTCAACGCCGTCCGCCGCACCGTGGCGCAGCGGCTCAGCAGCAACCTTGCGCCGGGTCGCCGGCTTGCAACCGGAGATGCCGCCTGA
- a CDS encoding ABC transporter permease: MNITAQSQTVAPRDISPAQPALSRAFLRRLRKIGLGLIVPLTLIAFWDLMVRWTGTRLIPPPADVLIMMWDFAFGGIYDDGFSASLPIHLWVSLQRVYGGFLVAALVGIPLGVALGRSPLLRDMLDPTLSLLRPVPVTAWLPLSMIFFGLGPKSTVFLVFLGAFYPILLNTVFGVKSVDARLLEAAAMLGCKGSQLFRSVVLPAATPNIFNGLRLGHGFAWILIVVGEMTGVPEGLGAVIMDGRTLSRTDLVITGMIVIGVTGFLSDRLIVLLNNRLLRWSPQHHV; the protein is encoded by the coding sequence ATGAACATCACCGCCCAAAGCCAAACGGTTGCGCCCAGGGACATATCCCCCGCGCAACCTGCTTTGAGCCGGGCCTTCCTCAGGCGGCTGCGGAAGATCGGCCTGGGGCTGATCGTGCCCCTGACCCTGATCGCGTTCTGGGACTTGATGGTCCGCTGGACCGGAACTCGGCTGATCCCGCCGCCGGCGGACGTCCTCATCATGATGTGGGATTTCGCCTTCGGCGGCATCTACGACGATGGCTTCAGCGCCAGCCTGCCGATCCATCTGTGGGTGTCCCTGCAGCGCGTCTACGGCGGGTTCCTGGTCGCGGCCCTGGTCGGCATTCCCCTGGGCGTGGCGCTCGGCCGCTCCCCCCTGCTGCGCGACATGCTCGACCCGACCCTGTCACTGCTGCGCCCCGTCCCTGTCACCGCCTGGCTGCCGCTGTCGATGATCTTTTTCGGGCTCGGCCCCAAGTCGACGGTGTTTCTCGTGTTTCTCGGCGCCTTCTACCCGATTCTGCTGAACACCGTGTTCGGGGTGAAATCGGTCGACGCGCGCCTGCTCGAAGCCGCCGCCATGCTGGGCTGCAAGGGCTCCCAGCTGTTCCGCTCGGTCGTGCTGCCGGCGGCCACCCCCAACATCTTCAACGGCCTGCGCCTCGGCCACGGGTTCGCCTGGATCCTCATCGTGGTCGGCGAAATGACCGGCGTGCCCGAAGGCTTGGGTGCGGTGATCATGGACGGGCGGACCCTGTCGCGCACCGACCTGGTGATCACCGGCATGATCGTGATCGGGGTCACCGGGTTCCTGTCGGACCGCCTGATCGTCCTGCTTAACAACCGCCTGCTGCGTTGGAGCCCCCAACATCATGTCTGA
- a CDS encoding AraC family transcriptional regulator, with amino-acid sequence MTYLENYEVLSSKDLHEMRDILTRLTSTDEVDVIGRGREIDASLRCVDLGGQSLLHITYGNVPTRVQTQANDDDSLFLFILTGGIADVQHQGQTFGISPKTGLMRDKRTPLTARQDAFESFVIPLSVDGLKQHARRLLGEEARLADIQFDAELDLTTPGGQHLRNTVTYIAEALDGPLYGNGNPIILAGLKDLLLTSVLSLLPNSATEALQGRPKAVAVPYYVKRARDYIHAHADTAITLETLAHHAGCGYRTLQIAFNDAFGMSPIAYVKSVRLTLAHDDLCRAGNGVSVRDVAARWGFTHMGWFSKCYVEQYGVLPSQTLRSRA; translated from the coding sequence ATGACGTATTTGGAGAACTATGAAGTTCTGTCGTCCAAGGACCTGCATGAAATGCGGGATATTCTGACGCGGCTGACCAGCACGGATGAAGTCGACGTCATCGGGCGGGGGCGTGAAATCGACGCGTCCCTGCGCTGTGTCGACCTTGGCGGTCAGAGCCTCCTGCACATCACCTATGGTAACGTGCCGACCCGGGTCCAGACGCAGGCGAACGACGATGATTCGCTATTTCTATTTATCCTGACGGGCGGAATTGCCGATGTTCAGCATCAGGGACAGACGTTCGGTATTTCGCCGAAAACCGGCCTGATGCGGGACAAGCGCACTCCCCTGACCGCGCGCCAGGACGCTTTTGAAAGCTTCGTGATTCCGCTGTCGGTTGATGGCCTGAAACAGCATGCGCGCAGGCTTCTTGGCGAGGAAGCCCGCCTGGCGGATATCCAATTCGATGCCGAACTGGACCTGACCACGCCGGGCGGACAGCACCTGCGAAATACGGTGACCTATATCGCCGAGGCCTTGGATGGCCCCCTGTACGGGAATGGCAATCCGATCATCTTGGCAGGCCTCAAGGACCTGTTGCTGACCAGTGTGCTGTCGCTGCTGCCCAATTCCGCCACAGAGGCCTTGCAGGGCCGCCCGAAGGCCGTTGCCGTCCCCTATTACGTCAAACGGGCCCGCGATTATATCCACGCCCATGCGGATACGGCGATTACGCTGGAAACCCTGGCTCATCACGCGGGTTGCGGCTACCGCACGTTGCAGATCGCCTTCAATGACGCCTTCGGCATGTCGCCGATCGCCTATGTCAAATCCGTGCGGCTGACCTTGGCTCACGACGACCTATGCCGGGCCGGCAACGGCGTTTCCGTCCGCGACGTCGCCGCAAGGTGGGGGTTCACTCACATGGGCTGGTTTTCCAAATGCTATGTCGAGCAATACGGCGTCCTGCCGTCGCAGACCTTGCGGTCGCGCGCTTGA
- the nikR gene encoding nickel-responsive transcriptional regulator NikR: MERITVTIDDDLLDKFDSLIEKKGYANRSEGVRDAVRQLLAEEQTTANDTAKCVGCVVYVYNHKERSLSSRLIETQHHHHDVPQATLHLHIDAENCLEATVLTGSIKQVRHLADQITSQRGVRHGRLHLIPVDD; this comes from the coding sequence ATGGAGAGAATTACCGTCACGATCGACGATGATTTGTTGGATAAGTTCGACAGCCTGATTGAAAAAAAGGGCTATGCGAACCGCTCCGAAGGCGTGCGCGACGCGGTGCGCCAACTTTTGGCCGAGGAACAGACCACCGCCAACGACACGGCCAAATGCGTCGGCTGCGTGGTCTATGTCTACAATCACAAGGAACGCAGCCTGTCGTCGCGCCTGATCGAGACTCAGCACCACCACCACGACGTGCCGCAGGCGACCCTGCATCTGCATATCGACGCGGAAAATTGCCTGGAGGCCACGGTGCTGACCGGCTCGATCAAACAGGTCCGTCACTTGGCGGATCAGATCACGTCCCAGCGCGGCGTGCGCCACGGCCGCCTGCACCTGATTCCCGTTGACGACTGA
- a CDS encoding HupE/UreJ family protein, with amino-acid sequence MLTAAPALAHTGVAAGSGFAAGFAHPVLGLDHVLAMVAVGILAAQMGGRSLWLVPAAFVAMMAVGGLMGVAALALPFVEIGIVGSVVVLGAVIAAGRQLPAALAMVLVGALALFHGHAHGMEMPVTASGLEYGIGFMAATAALHMAGIGSVTTLRIAAAHAAPVALRAGGASIALAGMALFVS; translated from the coding sequence ATGCTGACCGCCGCCCCCGCCCTGGCCCATACGGGCGTGGCGGCTGGGTCCGGCTTCGCCGCCGGGTTCGCCCATCCCGTTCTGGGCCTGGACCATGTCCTGGCGATGGTCGCCGTCGGCATTCTGGCTGCCCAGATGGGCGGACGATCCCTGTGGCTGGTGCCCGCCGCCTTCGTCGCCATGATGGCGGTCGGCGGCCTGATGGGCGTCGCCGCCCTGGCCCTGCCCTTCGTCGAGATCGGTATCGTCGGCTCCGTCGTCGTGCTGGGCGCGGTCATCGCCGCCGGCCGCCAATTGCCCGCAGCCCTGGCCATGGTGCTGGTCGGCGCCCTGGCCCTGTTCCACGGCCATGCCCACGGCATGGAAATGCCGGTGACGGCCAGCGGCCTGGAATACGGTATCGGCTTCATGGCCGCGACGGCGGCCCTGCATATGGCCGGGATCGGGTCTGTCACCACCCTGCGGATCGCGGCGGCTCATGCCGCCCCGGTGGCGCTGCGCGCCGGCGGCGCCAGCATCGCCCTGGCCGGGATGGCGCTGTTCGTGTCCTGA
- a CDS encoding 2-oxoacid:acceptor oxidoreductase subunit alpha — protein MLDQPIASRPSETDAAQGPAVVRFAGDSGDGIQTLGSEFTKSSALSGHGFMTFPDFPAEIRAPAGTTFGVSAFQIQIGGDRVKTHGDAVDVLVALNPAALKTNLAALRPGGLLIADRDAFAKRGLEKAGYAANPLEDGSLDGFRLEAIEISRLTREAALPEGVTKKEAETARNFWALGLVYWMFSQDRAPTAAWLKSKFAKRPEIAAANMAAMDAGHTYGDVTDMAPPPRLRVVTPSSPRPGTYRTLTGIDGMVLGLAAASALSGLRLHYCSYPITPASAILHGLAKLGGDGVATFQAEDEIAAATAAIGASFAGGLGVTGTSGPGMALKAEALGLATAAELPLIVIDVQRAGPSTGMPTKVEQADLNLALHGRHGEAPLPVFAASGPGDSFETVIEAARTAVTYMTPVIVLSDAYTANAAEPWRLPDVDALADIAVDRDIDPEGFHPFRRDAETLSRSWAVPGMTGLAHRLGGIERSSGSGHISYDPDNHQEMTDLRAAKLTRIQAALPPAKVTAGADAGRVLALGWGSTQGALKTAVEDLAAEGHAVGHLHLRHLSPLPRGLAEIFALYDRVVVAELNSGQLRAHLQGLFPHVSFRGLNKITGQPFTVAEIDAALREDLS, from the coding sequence ATGCTCGACCAACCCATCGCCTCCAGACCGTCAGAAACCGATGCGGCCCAGGGCCCCGCCGTCGTCCGCTTCGCCGGCGATTCCGGTGATGGCATTCAGACATTGGGGTCCGAGTTCACCAAGTCCTCGGCCCTTTCCGGCCACGGTTTCATGACCTTCCCGGACTTTCCGGCGGAAATTCGCGCCCCCGCCGGCACCACCTTCGGCGTGTCGGCCTTCCAGATTCAGATCGGCGGCGACCGGGTGAAAACCCATGGCGATGCGGTCGACGTGCTGGTCGCCCTCAACCCGGCGGCGCTGAAGACCAATCTTGCGGCGCTGCGCCCGGGCGGGCTTTTGATCGCCGATCGGGACGCCTTCGCCAAGCGAGGGTTGGAGAAGGCCGGCTATGCCGCCAATCCGCTGGAGGACGGCAGCCTGGACGGCTTTCGCCTGGAAGCCATCGAGATTTCCCGACTGACCCGCGAAGCCGCCCTGCCGGAAGGCGTCACCAAGAAAGAGGCCGAGACGGCGCGCAACTTTTGGGCCTTGGGTCTGGTCTATTGGATGTTTTCCCAGGACCGCGCCCCCACGGCGGCTTGGCTGAAATCGAAATTCGCCAAGCGGCCGGAGATCGCCGCCGCCAACATGGCGGCCATGGACGCGGGCCATACCTATGGCGACGTGACCGACATGGCGCCGCCGCCCCGCCTGCGCGTGGTGACGCCGTCCAGCCCGCGCCCCGGTACCTATCGCACGCTGACCGGCATCGACGGCATGGTGCTGGGTCTGGCCGCCGCCTCGGCCCTGTCCGGTCTACGCCTGCATTATTGCTCCTACCCCATCACTCCGGCCTCGGCGATCCTGCACGGGTTGGCCAAGCTGGGCGGCGACGGCGTCGCGACCTTTCAGGCGGAAGACGAAATCGCCGCGGCCACTGCGGCCATCGGTGCCTCCTTCGCGGGGGGGCTCGGCGTCACCGGGACCTCCGGCCCCGGCATGGCGCTGAAGGCCGAGGCCCTGGGTCTCGCCACGGCGGCGGAACTGCCGCTGATCGTCATCGACGTGCAGCGCGCGGGGCCGTCCACGGGCATGCCGACCAAGGTCGAGCAGGCGGATCTGAACCTGGCCCTGCACGGCCGTCACGGTGAAGCGCCCTTGCCGGTGTTCGCCGCCTCCGGCCCTGGGGATTCGTTCGAGACGGTGATCGAGGCAGCGCGCACGGCCGTGACCTATATGACGCCGGTGATCGTGCTGTCCGACGCCTATACGGCCAACGCGGCGGAGCCCTGGCGCCTGCCGGACGTCGACGCCTTGGCGGATATCGCCGTTGATCGTGACATCGACCCGGAGGGGTTCCATCCATTCCGCCGCGACGCGGAGACCCTGTCCCGGTCCTGGGCCGTGCCGGGCATGACCGGGCTGGCGCATCGGTTGGGCGGGATCGAACGGTCTTCAGGCTCGGGTCATATCTCCTACGACCCTGATAATCATCAGGAAATGACCGACCTGCGGGCCGCCAAGTTGACCCGCATTCAGGCGGCCCTGCCGCCGGCGAAGGTTACCGCCGGCGCGGATGCGGGCCGGGTGCTGGCCCTTGGCTGGGGCTCGACACAGGGGGCGCTGAAGACGGCGGTCGAGGATCTGGCCGCCGAGGGTCATGCCGTCGGCCATCTGCATCTACGCCACCTGTCACCGTTGCCCCGGGGCCTTGCCGAGATTTTCGCACTCTACGATCGTGTCGTGGTGGCGGAACTTAATTCCGGCCAACTGCGCGCCCACCTGCAGGGCCTGTTCCCCCATGTTTCCTTCCGCGGCCTGAACAAGATCACCGGCCAGCCCTTTACCGTGGCCGAGATCGACGCCGCCCTTAGAGAGGACCTGTCATGA
- a CDS encoding SDR family oxidoreductase, whose amino-acid sequence MGEQCVVVTGGSSGIGRACVEAVAATGTKVVNLDRNPAELIPGETFIELDLYDHDRIRDVFADIAQTFDIVGLVNNAGMSLAKTLAETEAEDFAKVVPLNMVAPALCAKYAAEAMKRVGWGRIVNMSSRVILGKELRTTYAATKGGIAAMAKVWALELAADGITVNTIAPGPIATPLFKEVNPPGTPRTQKIIDGVPVKRLGEPEDIANAVMFFLKKESGFVTGQTLFVCGGLTVGGAQ is encoded by the coding sequence ATGGGGGAACAATGCGTTGTCGTGACCGGCGGCAGCAGCGGCATCGGGCGCGCCTGCGTCGAAGCCGTGGCCGCGACCGGCACCAAGGTCGTCAATCTGGACCGCAATCCGGCCGAACTCATTCCGGGTGAGACCTTCATCGAACTCGACCTTTATGACCACGACAGAATCCGTGACGTGTTCGCCGACATCGCCCAGACCTTCGACATCGTCGGCCTGGTCAACAACGCCGGCATGTCGCTTGCCAAAACCCTGGCCGAGACCGAGGCCGAGGATTTCGCCAAGGTGGTTCCCCTCAACATGGTCGCCCCCGCCCTTTGCGCGAAATACGCCGCCGAGGCCATGAAACGCGTCGGCTGGGGCCGCATCGTCAACATGTCCAGCCGCGTCATCCTGGGCAAGGAACTGCGCACGACCTATGCCGCGACCAAGGGCGGCATCGCCGCCATGGCCAAGGTCTGGGCCCTGGAATTGGCGGCCGACGGCATCACCGTCAACACCATCGCCCCCGGCCCCATCGCCACGCCCCTGTTCAAGGAGGTCAACCCGCCGGGCACTCCCAGAACCCAGAAAATCATCGACGGCGTGCCGGTCAAGCGCCTGGGTGAGCCGGAAGACATCGCCAACGCCGTGATGTTCTTTTTGAAAAAGGAAAGCGGCTTCGTCACCGGACAAACCCTGTTCGTTTGCGGCGGGCTGACCGTCGGCGGCGCGCAATAG
- a CDS encoding 2-oxoacid:ferredoxin oxidoreductase subunit beta, with protein sequence MNVINPDLAAPDTDAATELTARDFTTDQEVRWCPGCGDYAILKAVRGVLAEAGRRPDDVVFISGIGCAARFPYYLASYGFHTIHGRAPAVATGVKMANPDLDVWVVGGDGDFLSIGGNHLMHALRRNVDLNLIMPNNAVYGLTKGQYSPASATGMRSPSSPAGSVEAPVNAALLALGAGARFIARSADTLQDHLPGVLKAAQANKGASFVEILQNCVVFNDGAFEAVRDKGLTADRTLRLEHGQPMIFGKDRDKGIAVDWQTGTARVVPVGDGGPVYDVTDHDQTNLALATILARMDAPDLPLALGVLYHAPADDFTVQRGDAPGRVIGRADLTGLLAAGKTWTVGDADVA encoded by the coding sequence ATGAATGTCATCAACCCAGACCTCGCCGCCCCTGATACGGACGCGGCCACCGAACTGACCGCCCGCGATTTCACCACCGACCAGGAAGTGCGCTGGTGCCCCGGCTGTGGAGATTATGCGATCCTCAAGGCCGTGCGCGGGGTGCTGGCCGAGGCCGGGCGCCGTCCCGACGACGTGGTCTTCATTTCCGGCATCGGCTGCGCCGCGCGCTTTCCCTACTATTTGGCCAGCTACGGCTTCCATACCATCCACGGCCGCGCCCCCGCCGTGGCGACCGGCGTCAAGATGGCCAATCCGGACCTCGACGTCTGGGTCGTCGGTGGCGACGGGGATTTCTTGTCGATCGGGGGAAATCATCTGATGCACGCACTCCGGCGCAACGTCGACCTCAACCTGATCATGCCCAACAATGCGGTCTACGGCCTGACTAAGGGGCAGTATTCCCCGGCCTCGGCCACGGGCATGCGCTCACCCTCGTCGCCCGCTGGCTCGGTCGAGGCCCCGGTCAACGCGGCCCTGTTGGCCTTGGGGGCGGGGGCGCGGTTCATTGCGCGTTCCGCCGATACCTTGCAGGACCACCTGCCGGGGGTGCTGAAAGCGGCGCAGGCCAACAAGGGAGCATCCTTCGTAGAAATTCTACAGAACTGCGTGGTGTTCAACGACGGCGCCTTCGAAGCCGTGCGCGACAAGGGCCTGACCGCCGACCGTACCCTGCGGCTTGAACACGGCCAGCCCATGATCTTCGGTAAGGACCGGGACAAGGGCATCGCCGTTGATTGGCAGACGGGCACGGCCCGCGTGGTGCCGGTGGGGGATGGCGGGCCGGTCTATGACGTTACCGACCATGATCAGACCAACCTGGCCCTGGCGACCATCCTGGCGCGCATGGACGCGCCGGACCTGCCGCTTGCCCTTGGTGTGCTCTACCACGCCCCGGCAGACGATTTCACGGTCCAGCGCGGCGATGCCCCGGGGCGGGTGATCGGCCGTGCGGACCTTACCGGCCTGTTGGCGGCGGGCAAGACCTGGACGGTCGGTGACGCCGACGTGGCTTAG
- a CDS encoding alpha/beta hydrolase, with translation MPTDQTANTYRGMEPAAIDAAYNNSAAVTDSAERVEKWRRRSEETRARQGVRLDLRYGPEANNRIDYFPANIPSAPLFIFIHGGYWFRNTKEIFAFVADGPCANGINVATVGYTLAPDAGLSQIVQEISQAIDYLVSSADDLGFDRTAVTVGGWSAGGHLTALAASHPDVAGVLPISGIFDLTPIALSYINDALSLTADEIATLSPLFNLPRRKIPHLLFVGGDELPELQRQSTAYAAAASGDGIPAALEVVPGQNHFTIVDELASEDGVLMRGLIRLVRQVSAAKTV, from the coding sequence ATGCCCACCGACCAGACCGCAAACACCTATCGCGGCATGGAGCCGGCCGCGATCGACGCCGCCTACAACAACTCCGCCGCCGTCACGGACAGCGCCGAACGCGTGGAAAAATGGCGCCGCCGCAGCGAGGAAACCCGCGCCCGGCAGGGGGTCCGGCTTGACCTTCGATACGGGCCCGAAGCCAACAACCGCATCGATTATTTTCCGGCGAACATACCCTCGGCGCCGCTGTTCATCTTCATTCACGGCGGTTATTGGTTTCGCAACACCAAGGAAATCTTCGCCTTCGTCGCCGACGGCCCCTGCGCCAACGGCATCAATGTCGCGACCGTCGGCTACACCCTGGCGCCCGATGCGGGGCTCAGTCAGATCGTCCAGGAGATCAGCCAGGCGATTGATTATCTGGTGAGTTCCGCCGATGACCTGGGGTTCGATCGCACCGCCGTCACCGTCGGCGGATGGTCGGCCGGCGGGCATCTCACGGCACTTGCCGCCAGTCACCCGGACGTCGCCGGCGTCCTGCCCATCAGCGGCATTTTCGACCTGACTCCGATCGCGCTCAGCTACATCAACGACGCGCTGTCCCTGACGGCAGACGAGATCGCCACCTTGAGCCCGCTGTTCAATCTGCCTCGGCGGAAAATTCCGCACCTGCTGTTCGTCGGCGGCGACGAGCTGCCGGAACTTCAGCGGCAATCCACGGCCTATGCCGCCGCCGCCAGCGGCGACGGCATTCCCGCCGCGCTGGAAGTCGTCCCCGGCCAGAATCACTTCACCATCGTCGACGAACTGGCATCGGAGGACGGCGTCCTGATGCGCGGCCTGATCCGCCTTGTCAGGCAGGTTTCCGCAGCGAAGACCGTCTGA